In one window of Methanolobus mangrovi DNA:
- a CDS encoding sulfurtransferase TusA family protein: MTETNIDVRGQTCPVPLVECRKAIKKAAPGDEIVILGTHPASKKEIPMACEAMGLEVMEVEDKDNEWKIRIKR; this comes from the coding sequence ATGACTGAAACGAACATTGATGTTAGAGGACAAACCTGTCCAGTCCCTCTTGTGGAATGCCGTAAAGCTATCAAAAAAGCTGCGCCTGGCGATGAAATCGTCATATTAGGCACCCACCCTGCTTCCAAAAAAGAAATTCCTATGGCCTGTGAGGCAATGGGACTTGAGGTTATGGAAGTTGAAGATAAGGATAATGAATGGAAAATACGTATCAAGCGTTAG
- a CDS encoding DsrE/DsrF/DrsH-like family protein yields the protein MAEKAVIIVHSGDLDKIYSAMIVANGALSMGMDASLFFTFWGLERLKKNGLDKGPLSKMNFLGLGKWMVKSRMKKANVVSLEKLMTDFKELGGKIIACEMTMEIMGIKPEQLHREWIDDYGAVGTYIMEAKDASITLFI from the coding sequence ATGGCTGAAAAGGCTGTAATAATAGTTCACAGCGGCGACCTTGATAAGATCTACAGTGCTATGATAGTTGCAAACGGTGCACTTTCAATGGGCATGGATGCTTCTCTTTTCTTTACATTCTGGGGTCTGGAGCGTCTGAAGAAGAATGGTTTGGATAAAGGACCATTATCCAAGATGAATTTCCTTGGACTCGGGAAATGGATGGTCAAAAGCAGGATGAAGAAGGCCAATGTAGTCTCACTTGAAAAGCTGATGACAGATTTCAAGGAGCTTGGCGGAAAGATAATTGCCTGTGAGATGACAATGGAAATAATGGGAATAAAACCAGAACAGCTACACAGGGAATGGATAGACGATTACGGTGCAGTTGGCACTTATATAATGGAAGCAAAAGATGCCAGTATAACACTTTTCATATAA
- a CDS encoding cysteine desulfurase family protein gives MLDKMIYLDNSASTRLDERVMDAMKPYYFDTYAVATSEFGYSMGIDAKEGLEAARETIAASLGASAEEIVFTSGETESSNMAIKGVCAALQKKKGEHIIVSKIEDFSVLNTAKNLEKKGYTVDYISVDAEGILDLEELKNKIRDDTVLVSIQHANQEIGTLQDLDAIAKICKEKDVLLHTDATHSYTRVPIDVSKTPVDLISMSAHTIHGPRGVGALYVRKGTPLDKWMDGGYQETNRRAGLENIPGAVGFAKAVELVTPDEIEFLKSLRDYTFERVFDEIPHVTLNGSKTQRTPQNANITFHYVEGESMTLHLDMRGFAVSTGSACFSRSLEASHVILGIGGDHERAHGSIRFTFGRYNSKEDVDAIVDAMKEVVSQLRAISPLFNK, from the coding sequence ATGTTAGATAAAATGATATATCTTGATAATTCTGCCAGTACCCGATTAGATGAAAGGGTAATGGATGCAATGAAACCTTATTACTTTGATACCTATGCGGTAGCCACATCCGAATTCGGTTACTCCATGGGCATTGATGCAAAAGAGGGACTTGAAGCAGCCAGAGAAACGATTGCAGCATCCCTTGGTGCCTCAGCAGAGGAGATCGTGTTCACATCCGGAGAAACAGAATCAAGCAATATGGCAATCAAAGGTGTCTGTGCAGCCTTACAGAAAAAGAAGGGAGAGCACATTATTGTATCTAAGATTGAGGATTTCTCTGTCCTGAACACTGCAAAGAACCTTGAAAAAAAAGGATACACTGTAGATTATATCAGTGTGGATGCAGAAGGAATTCTTGACCTTGAAGAACTTAAGAATAAGATACGTGATGACACTGTCCTTGTATCCATCCAGCACGCCAATCAGGAAATAGGAACCCTTCAGGACCTTGATGCAATTGCAAAGATATGCAAGGAAAAAGATGTTCTTCTGCATACTGATGCAACACACAGCTACACCAGAGTTCCAATAGATGTATCAAAAACACCCGTAGACCTGATATCCATGTCAGCTCACACAATCCACGGTCCAAGAGGAGTCGGAGCATTATATGTTCGCAAAGGCACACCTCTTGATAAATGGATGGATGGTGGCTATCAGGAAACTAACCGCCGTGCCGGGCTTGAGAACATACCCGGAGCCGTTGGTTTTGCAAAAGCTGTGGAACTTGTGACCCCTGATGAGATCGAGTTCCTCAAATCACTGAGAGATTATACATTTGAAAGGGTCTTTGATGAGATACCGCATGTAACCCTCAACGGTAGCAAAACACAAAGAACACCGCAGAATGCCAATATAACTTTCCACTATGTTGAAGGTGAATCAATGACACTTCACCTGGATATGAGAGGTTTTGCAGTGAGTACCGGATCAGCCTGCTTTAGCCGTTCACTTGAAGCAAGCCACGTTATACTGGGTATCGGTGGTGACCACGAACGTGCACACGGATCCATCAGATTCACATTCGGACGCTACAACAGCAAGGAAGATGTGGATGCTATTGTAGATGCAATGAAAGAAGTAGTAAGCCAGCTAAGGGCTATCAGTCCCCTGTTTAACAAATGA
- a CDS encoding iron-sulfur cluster assembly scaffold protein — translation MKFPYTEKVLEHFKNPRNVGKLENPDGKGLEGSPACGDMVAVYLQVNPDTQIIEDIKFESYGCASNIATASIITELAKGKTIEEAKKISWQEATEELGGLPPVKAHCSVLAVEGLRAAIRDYEEKHGLVTEQEPTTPDVLRSRLKHVMNPMAGLDIVRTELVTKMEINDGVVRILLDLPSNHQFAANIKEEVLEKIESLWDVKEVNVVFTE, via the coding sequence ATGAAATTCCCATACACAGAAAAGGTACTTGAACACTTTAAGAATCCCCGCAATGTAGGGAAACTGGAGAATCCGGACGGAAAAGGACTGGAAGGCAGTCCTGCATGTGGTGACATGGTTGCCGTTTACCTGCAGGTAAACCCGGATACACAGATAATTGAGGATATCAAATTCGAATCATACGGATGTGCCTCCAACATTGCTACTGCTTCCATTATTACAGAACTTGCAAAGGGCAAGACCATAGAAGAAGCAAAGAAGATCTCATGGCAGGAAGCCACTGAAGAGCTTGGGGGACTGCCACCTGTAAAAGCACACTGTTCTGTGCTTGCAGTTGAAGGACTAAGAGCTGCTATCCGTGATTATGAAGAAAAGCACGGTCTTGTAACCGAACAGGAACCTACAACACCAGATGTCCTTAGAAGCAGGTTGAAGCATGTCATGAATCCAATGGCCGGACTTGACATTGTCAGGACCGAACTTGTAACAAAGATGGAGATCAATGACGGCGTTGTAAGGATACTCCTCGACCTTCCATCTAATCACCAGTTTGCAGCAAACATCAAAGAAGAGGTCCTCGAGAAGATAGAATCCCTCTGGGATGTTAAAGAGGTCAACGTTGTCTTCACAGAGTGA
- a CDS encoding hydrolase, with translation MEEECCPKFDPMPWDGKIIEWENKRFIKDKVLTLFYMPINFGGVMKRLDRKVREAGATIPDYLCLSDHTSKWNMDVYLAVDKEIPDAENVNISGRFLSKVYEGPFKDTRKWSDDFEIYAQAQGHELDKWFMWYTTCPKCAKKYGKNYVVIIARLKRRQNK, from the coding sequence ATGGAAGAAGAATGCTGTCCGAAATTCGACCCCATGCCGTGGGATGGGAAGATCATTGAATGGGAGAACAAGAGATTCATTAAAGATAAGGTCCTGACGCTTTTTTACATGCCGATAAACTTTGGCGGAGTAATGAAAAGACTTGACAGGAAAGTGAGGGAAGCCGGTGCAACTATACCGGATTATCTTTGTCTTTCCGACCATACTTCAAAATGGAATATGGATGTGTATCTTGCAGTCGATAAAGAGATTCCTGATGCAGAGAATGTAAACATAAGCGGGAGATTTCTGAGCAAGGTTTATGAAGGTCCTTTCAAGGATACTAGAAAGTGGTCAGATGACTTTGAAATATATGCACAGGCGCAGGGTCATGAGCTTGATAAATGGTTCATGTGGTATACCACCTGTCCTAAATGTGCAAAGAAATATGGTAAGAACTATGTTGTTATCATAGCCCGGCTAAAGCGAAGACAAAATAAATAA
- a CDS encoding DUF2284 domain-containing protein — translation MTKDSNSVMAKAAELGLTAYMLNASDIDVENRAKLKCAYGCRGYGKRLSCPPHIISIDEFREILKEYNTAILLIEEHDTSAEKDIFKAWSRLRKGTFHKMLELEHDAFRKGFTYAQLLRPGACNECETCGNECNKPEMRRFPPEAVGINLSKLMEKKGLKMEYCNFDRVKCVGILLLE, via the coding sequence ATGACAAAGGACAGCAATTCAGTGATGGCTAAAGCGGCAGAACTCGGCCTTACAGCTTACATGCTGAATGCATCTGATATAGATGTAGAGAACAGGGCAAAACTAAAGTGTGCCTATGGTTGCAGGGGCTACGGAAAACGCCTGAGCTGTCCACCGCACATCATTTCTATTGATGAGTTCAGAGAGATTCTGAAGGAATATAACACTGCTATCCTGCTTATTGAAGAACATGATACTTCTGCTGAAAAAGATATATTTAAGGCCTGGTCAAGACTTCGTAAGGGTACATTTCACAAGATGCTGGAACTGGAACATGATGCTTTCAGAAAGGGTTTTACATATGCACAATTACTCCGGCCAGGTGCATGCAATGAATGCGAAACCTGCGGAAATGAATGCAACAAACCTGAAATGAGGCGTTTCCCCCCTGAAGCGGTTGGAATAAACCTGTCCAAACTCATGGAAAAGAAGGGACTGAAAATGGAATACTGTAACTTTGACAGGGTCAAATGTGTGGGAATACTACTTCTGGAATGA
- a CDS encoding ribonuclease III family protein: MRVNEDLSVNANDLEEFQEIIGFRFKDKSYLIQALLHGSLFSGDKEKLSIFRKANNLENKDYEKLEYLGDSVLGLIIAEYAYHDTKVNDYAKSKGLTIEGVCTKIKVILASNENLKPVACKIKLSRFVLSEGHVNIDGKLADIIEALIGAIYLDGGYRNNIDDDSKDNTNHTNNTDTNYSITRDFVYRFFDIDSALEKISISNPKGIIQEMFHKNGLGNPFYKVIGEEGPDHDKHFTVGLYLDDDLLATGSADSKKKAEQTAADHYLRHLGKSSCP, from the coding sequence GTGAGAGTTAATGAAGACCTGAGCGTGAATGCAAATGATCTGGAAGAATTTCAGGAAATTATCGGATTCAGGTTTAAAGATAAAAGCTACCTGATACAGGCATTATTGCATGGCTCACTTTTCAGCGGTGATAAAGAAAAACTGAGTATTTTCAGGAAAGCTAATAATCTTGAAAACAAAGATTACGAGAAACTTGAGTATCTAGGAGATTCGGTTCTGGGTCTGATAATTGCTGAATATGCATACCATGATACTAAGGTCAATGACTATGCAAAATCAAAAGGACTCACTATAGAAGGCGTTTGTACAAAGATCAAGGTAATACTTGCTTCCAATGAGAATCTCAAACCTGTAGCCTGCAAAATCAAACTCTCAAGATTCGTATTATCCGAAGGACATGTGAACATTGATGGGAAACTGGCGGATATAATCGAAGCACTCATTGGGGCGATATATCTTGATGGCGGTTATCGCAACAATATTGACGATGATAGCAAGGATAATACCAATCATACAAACAACACTGATACCAATTATTCCATAACAAGAGACTTTGTTTACAGATTTTTTGATATAGACAGTGCTCTGGAAAAAATATCCATATCAAATCCAAAAGGAATTATACAGGAAATGTTCCACAAGAACGGTCTTGGGAATCCATTCTATAAGGTTATTGGTGAAGAAGGACCTGATCATGATAAACATTTCACAGTAGGGCTGTATCTTGATGATGATTTGCTTGCAACCGGTTCAGCAGATAGCAAAAAGAAAGCTGAGCAGACTGCAGCTGATCATTATCTGAGACATCTGGGAAAAAGTAGTTGCCCATAG
- a CDS encoding LbetaH domain-containing protein — MLYPNPQNQHPKISEKAWVSETAIIVGDVTIGDNVYVAHNAIIRADERGSSVKIGDNCNVQDNVIIHALSNSEVIIESDTSLAHGCIVHGPCTLGQRCFVGFGAVVFDCNIGDDVLVLHNATVRAVEIPSEKVVSDGQVVTKQDDVGALDVITPDLAKFKSSVINANVELVDGYKNLAQEA, encoded by the coding sequence ATGTTATATCCAAATCCTCAAAACCAGCATCCAAAGATCAGTGAAAAGGCATGGGTTTCTGAAACCGCGATCATTGTAGGAGATGTAACGATCGGGGATAATGTGTATGTAGCTCATAACGCCATCATTAGAGCAGATGAACGCGGTTCCTCAGTAAAAATAGGAGATAACTGCAATGTGCAGGATAATGTGATAATTCATGCCTTATCCAATTCAGAAGTCATAATAGAAAGTGATACTTCACTTGCACACGGATGTATCGTTCATGGGCCATGCACACTGGGACAGAGATGTTTCGTCGGATTCGGTGCTGTGGTATTTGACTGTAATATCGGAGATGATGTACTGGTTCTGCATAACGCTACTGTTCGCGCTGTCGAAATACCTTCTGAGAAGGTTGTATCAGATGGGCAGGTAGTTACAAAGCAGGATGATGTTGGAGCTCTCGATGTGATAACACCTGATCTTGCAAAGTTCAAGAGCTCTGTCATTAATGCAAATGTAGAGCTTGTTGATGGTTACAAAAATCTTGCACAAGAAGCCTGA
- a CDS encoding carbon starvation CstA family protein, which translates to MIGFLVSLLALVTGYFIYGTFVESVFGADPDRKTPAYTQEDGVDFIPLSWSRIFLVQFLNIAGLGPIFGAIMGALFGPAAFLWIVLGSIFAGGVHDYFSGMLSVRHDGKSISEIVGLYLGKHVRIAMVAFSIILLLLIGTVFMAGPAGLLTNLGFTGMLALQNFWLAIILIYYFIATVVPVDKLIGRIYPLFGAILIIMALSIGSMILIKGYEIPEITLRNLHPDNLSLWPMLFITIACGAVSGFHSTQSPIMSRCLPNEKYGRHVFYGAMIAEGVIALIWAAAAMSFFPDGVTGLNEVLDTGGAALVVNNVSLGLLGPFGGVLAILGVIVCPITSGDTAFRSARLTIADAMNMDQEPLKNRLMIALPIFAIGFALTQVDFSIVWRYFAFSNQVLAAIVLWTSAVYLVRKNKFHWIATIPATFMTAVVITYILQAPEGFSLPTSISYPVGMVGAAVALFLFIVRISFLNISQEANLIEDI; encoded by the coding sequence ATGATTGGTTTTTTAGTCTCTTTACTCGCTCTTGTGACAGGTTATTTTATCTATGGGACTTTTGTAGAAAGTGTATTTGGGGCAGATCCAGATAGAAAAACACCTGCATATACTCAGGAAGATGGTGTTGATTTTATCCCTCTTAGCTGGTCCCGGATATTTTTGGTCCAATTTCTCAACATCGCTGGTTTAGGTCCTATATTTGGTGCTATCATGGGAGCATTGTTCGGTCCTGCAGCTTTCCTGTGGATTGTCCTCGGCAGTATTTTTGCAGGTGGTGTTCATGATTATTTTTCAGGAATGCTAAGTGTTCGACACGATGGAAAAAGTATTTCGGAAATTGTAGGATTATATCTGGGCAAGCATGTCAGAATAGCCATGGTAGCATTCTCAATCATTTTACTGCTGCTTATAGGAACTGTTTTTATGGCAGGACCGGCAGGACTTCTGACTAATTTAGGATTCACAGGGATGTTAGCCCTACAGAATTTCTGGCTGGCAATCATTCTCATTTATTATTTCATAGCCACTGTTGTCCCTGTTGACAAACTCATAGGCCGTATCTATCCCCTGTTTGGAGCCATCTTAATAATAATGGCTTTAAGCATCGGCTCTATGATTCTGATAAAAGGCTATGAGATACCGGAGATAACTCTCAGGAATCTTCACCCTGACAATCTTTCTTTATGGCCTATGCTTTTTATAACAATTGCATGTGGAGCTGTCAGCGGATTCCATTCAACACAGTCACCAATTATGTCACGATGCCTGCCAAATGAAAAATATGGTCGGCATGTCTTTTACGGAGCCATGATCGCAGAAGGAGTTATCGCCCTCATATGGGCTGCTGCTGCCATGTCTTTTTTCCCGGATGGAGTCACAGGATTAAATGAAGTACTTGACACCGGAGGTGCTGCCTTAGTAGTAAATAACGTATCATTAGGATTACTGGGGCCTTTTGGAGGAGTTCTCGCAATCCTGGGAGTTATTGTTTGCCCTATTACTTCCGGAGATACGGCTTTTAGAAGCGCACGTTTAACCATAGCTGATGCCATGAACATGGATCAGGAACCTTTAAAAAACAGGTTAATGATAGCTCTGCCCATATTTGCCATTGGTTTTGCTCTGACACAGGTCGACTTCAGTATTGTATGGCGTTACTTTGCATTCTCAAATCAGGTATTAGCAGCCATAGTTCTATGGACGTCTGCTGTTTATCTGGTAAGGAAGAACAAATTTCATTGGATAGCTACTATTCCGGCTACATTTATGACAGCAGTTGTAATAACATATATTTTACAGGCCCCTGAAGGTTTTAGTTTACCAACCAGCATCTCTTATCCAGTTGGAATGGTAGGTGCAGCTGTCGCTTTGTTCCTATTTATAGTCAGAATATCCTTTTTAAATATTAGTCAGGAAGCAAATCTAATTGAGGATATATAA
- a CDS encoding SulP family inorganic anion transporter yields MAFIENLKNNDLNLKNEVLSGLTVSLALVPEAVAFSIIANVSPLVGLYSAFIIGIITAIIGGRPGMISGATGAIAVVVVALVFRHGVEYLFAAVVLMGIIQITIGALKLGKFIRLVPHAVMFGFVNGLAIVIFMAQLSQFKFIDINGIEHWLGGQALMVMLGFVGLTMAIIYLMPRLTKAVPASLTAIIVVSAIIIFFRIETRTVGDIASIAGGLPEFHLPQVPLNLETLKIVFPYSIIMALVGLIESLLTLTVIDEMTETRGRANKESVAQGVANFVCGLFGGMGGCAMIGQSLININSGARSRISGIIAAVGLLLIVLVGAPLIEMIPMAALVGVMFVVAIGTFEWASLKIFSKVPITDVIVMVLVAAITVIYHNLAVAVIAGVIISALAFAWENAKLVRSRETVDENGIKHYEFFGPLFFGSVTEFQNKFDVLNDPDEIIIDLKESRVADHSAIEALNKITERYAKIGKKVHLRHLSEDCQILLDNASAIIDINHWEDPHYKVPSDILA; encoded by the coding sequence ATGGCATTTATAGAAAATTTAAAGAACAATGATTTGAACCTCAAAAATGAGGTCTTGTCCGGGCTGACAGTTTCATTAGCCCTTGTACCTGAAGCTGTGGCTTTCTCAATAATAGCAAATGTTAGTCCGTTGGTTGGACTCTACTCTGCATTCATCATTGGAATAATAACAGCAATCATAGGCGGCAGACCAGGAATGATCTCCGGTGCCACAGGTGCAATAGCAGTTGTAGTTGTTGCCCTGGTATTCCGACACGGAGTCGAGTATCTTTTTGCCGCTGTAGTTCTAATGGGTATTATCCAGATTACCATTGGGGCCTTGAAATTAGGTAAATTCATTCGGCTTGTGCCACATGCAGTAATGTTTGGATTTGTGAACGGACTGGCTATCGTTATTTTCATGGCTCAGCTTTCCCAGTTCAAATTTATTGACATTAATGGAATAGAACACTGGTTAGGTGGACAGGCACTCATGGTCATGCTGGGCTTTGTAGGCCTGACAATGGCTATCATCTATTTGATGCCCAGATTGACAAAAGCTGTTCCTGCTTCACTAACTGCAATTATAGTTGTTTCGGCCATTATCATCTTCTTCCGGATAGAAACCAGAACAGTTGGAGATATTGCATCTATTGCAGGCGGTTTACCTGAATTCCATCTGCCACAGGTCCCACTTAATCTGGAAACACTGAAAATTGTATTCCCATATTCAATTATCATGGCATTGGTAGGCTTGATCGAAAGTCTATTGACGCTGACCGTGATAGATGAAATGACCGAAACAAGAGGCAGGGCAAATAAAGAAAGTGTTGCACAGGGTGTTGCCAATTTTGTTTGCGGCTTATTTGGAGGTATGGGCGGCTGCGCCATGATAGGGCAGAGTCTCATCAACATAAATTCAGGTGCAAGAAGCAGAATATCAGGAATCATTGCAGCTGTTGGCCTATTACTTATTGTGCTGGTAGGAGCCCCACTTATTGAAATGATACCAATGGCAGCATTAGTTGGAGTGATGTTTGTGGTTGCCATCGGAACATTTGAATGGGCTTCATTGAAAATATTCAGTAAAGTACCCATAACGGATGTGATTGTTATGGTGCTCGTCGCAGCCATAACTGTAATCTACCACAACCTTGCAGTAGCGGTAATTGCAGGTGTTATCATTTCCGCATTGGCTTTTGCCTGGGAGAATGCCAAACTGGTACGTTCAAGAGAAACAGTTGATGAAAACGGAATAAAACACTACGAATTCTTTGGGCCGTTGTTCTTTGGTTCAGTTACAGAGTTTCAAAATAAATTTGATGTCCTAAACGATCCGGATGAGATAATTATTGATCTCAAAGAATCAAGAGTTGCAGATCATTCTGCAATTGAAGCATTAAATAAGATAACTGAACGCTATGCAAAGATTGGTAAAAAAGTTCATCTGCGCCATTTAAGTGAAGATTGTCAAATACTGCTGGACAACGCATCTGCCATAATTGACATCAATCACTGGGAAGATCCGCATTACAAAGTTCCTTCTGATATACTGGCATAA
- a CDS encoding sugar-specific transcriptional regulator TrmB, with protein sequence MTEDLINEHVKWIVSVDRRLILMQFMKKHMIANASEVAQETQRSTQNISHAIKEFEDKDLIECLTPSKTTWKKYVLTDMGKTVMEKMDGKFI encoded by the coding sequence ATGACAGAAGACTTAATCAATGAACATGTAAAATGGATCGTAAGCGTTGACCGTCGGCTCATTCTTATGCAATTCATGAAAAAACACATGATAGCCAATGCTTCAGAAGTAGCACAGGAAACGCAAAGATCTACCCAGAACATCAGTCATGCCATAAAGGAATTTGAAGACAAGGATCTTATAGAATGTCTCACTCCTTCCAAGACCACATGGAAAAAATATGTTCTTACAGACATGGGAAAAACAGTCATGGAAAAAATGGATGGGAAATTTATCTGA
- a CDS encoding dihydrofolate reductase family protein: MRDVVLLITCSLDGFIAAEDGNVDWLLPDKEYDFDAFMHEVDILLMGHKTYDQVLGFGKWLYEGKECYVFTKQHPCPEDKRVIFSDDPIGTAENLMLGSGGAIWVVGGTSIISQLLNKNLINELRIVVQPIVLGKGIPLFRDIKKSIKLELIATQVFGSGLVELVYRPGI, translated from the coding sequence ATGAGGGATGTAGTATTATTGATAACATGCAGCCTGGATGGCTTCATAGCAGCAGAAGATGGAAATGTTGACTGGCTGCTGCCGGATAAAGAATACGATTTCGATGCATTCATGCATGAAGTGGACATTTTGCTTATGGGTCATAAGACCTATGATCAGGTATTGGGCTTTGGTAAATGGCTTTATGAAGGTAAAGAGTGCTATGTATTCACAAAACAGCATCCATGTCCTGAAGATAAAAGGGTTATATTTTCAGACGATCCGATAGGTACTGCAGAAAATCTGATGCTGGGGTCCGGAGGGGCAATATGGGTTGTAGGCGGTACATCCATCATTTCCCAGCTTCTTAACAAAAACCTTATCAATGAACTCAGAATAGTGGTACAGCCCATTGTACTTGGAAAAGGAATACCACTTTTCAGGGACATAAAAAAGAGCATAAAGCTGGAACTTATTGCTACACAGGTATTCGGCTCAGGACTCGTTGAACTTGTATACAGGCCAGGTATCTGA
- a CDS encoding thiamine pyrophosphate-binding protein — translation MEEMNGAEILVKSLEDLGVKQIFGYTGAAILPVFHALQQSDIEIVINANEQASAFSAAGYSRSSGEVGVAIVTSGPAITNTLTSVADAFGDSIPLLVFAGQVPEHKIGTDSFQHINVKGVFGDAAKKVIQVSNDDDLESIIKDAYYFAMSGKPGPVVIDVPLDKQQKMHEYQNMNVLRFEESYHDDRHLCEEQCEEFYQLFLRSKRPLLYLGGGLNSEAGSHAIREFNEYFGVPSVNTLMAKGVVDARDDLNLGMLGMFGTPYANMLIQENDFFFAIGVRWDDRVAEKVGFAIGTDVAYIDINPEKMHQIKIERGPKFSFIGDAATAIMDLLNYAKKHNITLNIHDWQERARFLKRSWPLNYNRESEYIQSAEVMALLSTYVDGNTKITTGVGNHQMLAAQYLPMQKAKSFMTSGSFGTMGFSMPTSIGVHYANPEARVIAIDGDGSLRMNLGELHTIASLDLPIKILMLNNRSDGMVQNLQDAAYDGMRTGTQRPKDVHFAEIARSFGFCYAERITYRSDLKDGMEAFLNAEGPCFLEICTDREEILYPKVPAGGAYKDMILGPYIKQVSGDTIE, via the coding sequence ATGGAAGAAATGAATGGAGCAGAGATCTTAGTTAAAAGTCTGGAGGACCTTGGGGTCAAACAAATCTTTGGTTATACGGGAGCGGCAATACTTCCGGTATTCCATGCCCTTCAGCAGAGTGATATTGAGATAGTCATCAATGCCAACGAGCAGGCATCGGCATTCAGTGCTGCCGGTTATTCCCGGTCAAGTGGTGAAGTAGGAGTAGCCATAGTCACATCCGGACCTGCCATTACCAATACACTGACCAGCGTTGCTGATGCTTTTGGTGACAGTATTCCATTGCTTGTTTTCGCAGGGCAGGTCCCTGAACATAAGATAGGCACCGACTCCTTCCAGCACATCAACGTTAAGGGAGTTTTCGGGGATGCGGCCAAGAAGGTCATACAGGTATCAAATGACGATGATCTCGAGTCAATAATCAAGGATGCCTACTACTTTGCAATGTCTGGAAAGCCCGGGCCTGTTGTCATAGATGTTCCTCTGGATAAACAGCAGAAGATGCATGAATACCAGAACATGAACGTCCTAAGATTCGAGGAGAGTTATCACGATGACAGGCACCTGTGCGAAGAACAATGCGAAGAGTTCTACCAGTTGTTCCTCAGATCAAAAAGACCGCTTCTCTATCTGGGAGGAGGTCTCAACTCAGAAGCAGGAAGTCACGCCATCAGGGAGTTCAACGAGTATTTCGGGGTTCCTTCAGTTAACACTCTAATGGCAAAGGGTGTAGTTGACGCAAGAGATGACCTCAACCTTGGTATGCTGGGAATGTTCGGCACACCTTATGCTAACATGCTCATTCAGGAGAACGACTTCTTCTTCGCTATCGGTGTCCGCTGGGATGACAGGGTCGCGGAAAAGGTCGGGTTTGCAATAGGCACCGACGTAGCCTACATTGATATCAATCCCGAGAAGATGCACCAGATAAAGATAGAACGAGGACCTAAATTCTCATTTATCGGGGATGCTGCCACAGCCATCATGGACCTGCTGAACTATGCTAAAAAGCACAACATCACATTGAATATCCATGACTGGCAGGAACGTGCCAGATTCCTGAAGAGGTCCTGGCCACTAAATTACAACCGTGAATCCGAATACATCCAATCAGCCGAGGTCATGGCTTTGCTTTCAACTTATGTTGACGGTAACACAAAGATAACCACGGGTGTTGGCAATCACCAGATGCTTGCAGCCCAGTACCTGCCAATGCAAAAGGCGAAATCCTTCATGACCTCTGGTTCATTTGGGACAATGGGCTTTTCCATGCCAACATCTATCGGTGTTCATTATGCAAACCCTGAAGCAAGGGTTATAGCAATCGACGGTGACGGCAGTCTGCGGATGAATCTGGGAGAACTGCATACAATTGCATCACTTGACCTGCCAATCAAGATACTCATGCTGAACAACAGGAGTGATGGCATGGTCCAGAACCTGCAGGATGCAGCCTATGATGGAATGAGAACGGGAACACAGAGACCAAAAGATGTTCACTTTGCAGAGATTGCAAGGTCATTTGGATTCTGTTATGCAGAAAGGATAACCTACAGAAGCGATCTGAAAGACGGTATGGAAGCTTTCCTTAATGCAGAAGGACCTTGTTTCCTTGAAATCTGCACGGACAGGGAAGAGATACTCTATCCGAAGGTTCCTGCAGGTGGAGCTTATAAGGATATGATCCTTGGTCCGTACATTAAGCAGGTATCCGGTGATACTATCGAGTAG